The stretch of DNA GCCATGACAGTAGTTAACCTGAAAGTGAAAACACTTGCAGCGTGTCTGTGCACTGTTACTGAAGCTGGAAGCGCTCGACAATGACAAGCACATCCAGACTGTCTGCAATCAATAAGAACGGAATGATGAAGAATAAATCTTCCCATCCTATCGTTGGGACTCACCTTGGAGCTGGTACCGGCCCAGAAATCTTTGAACTCCTTGCGCACGGAGGCGAGGATGGAGCTGGTGAGGAGCGTACAGGGAACCAGGTAGAGCAGAGCAGGCTGACCCATCTTAGACAACAGCATGACCGCAAACGTCACCATGAGACCCACGGCGTACGCTAGAGTGCAAAACAACAACCGGTTAGTCCGCTCTCGATCTGTGGTTCAGGCAAGAATGGAGCACAGATCTGCTGTCGCTCTCGTACCGACAGCGCAGGAGATGAAGTAGGTTCTTCTGGAGTTTCCCGTCCACATGTCAAACCTGTGGCAGTACGCCACCAACAGCCCTGCAGAAAGAGAGTTTGATTTTTGagacctttcatgtagtgtgtaacagaGCTGAATGTAACAGATCAAAGTGCAGAGTTTTTGTTTCCCAAAATAAAGCGATTCTgaactgaaacgagtcgtcagtaattccagtctccaGTGAACCTGcgtaggtttgtaactaatttgcataatgcccgcctctggtcttcattggctgaacagcgtctctttgccccgccctcaatcactgtagttgtatctgagactggaagagtttggttcgtgttgttcatgtcgagaagacgctgttttctgctgccaaagcaaatccactttgatgagattgatacgattgatacggtaaaaccgacgccatcgttactgttcgtatcactgtgaatcaagagctgagattcagatatgataatgagcatttggtttctgaccaatcagagcagagcagctctcagaaaggcggggtttagagagaccgaatcttcaaacaaaccgtttcagacagagaaaagagctgatgctgcagtggatattatgagagaattaaagtgtttttgactgTGGATGAATGTGAACCTGTTGCAGGAGACTCGAAACAACATTAGGAAACTTTAAAATATCATCATGGGGCACTTTAACGTCACTCATTCATCTTTCGAGTCTGTCGGCGTGAGGTTGGATCAGGTTTGGTCTTGATTTGACAGCGTTGTGTCTGTGTAAAAACTCTGACCTGGTATGATGATGTCACCGTAGCCCAGAATGGAGAACTGCATCATACACAGGTTCTGAGCCACCGCAGAGAACTGTGGGATACGCATCACTACAGGCAActggaaaacacacacagtacagAACACATGAGACACTATGTGAACTATATTTTCACCCAGTGATATATTTGAAGAACTTTATTCGCGTACATACAGAATCTCCCAGAACCTCCTTTAGGGGATGTCCTCATTTGTAAACATGGtataaagaagaaaaatgtcTTACCTTCTCATAGGAGGACGACGACGGGTCGGCTGGAACCACCACCCCCTTGCCACCACCCTAAAACCAGAAGCAGTCGCTGAAGTTAGTCGACcgtacaacacacacacacacacacacacacacacacacacacacacacactcacacactcacacaaacacacacaccagggTCACGCTCACCTTTCCTCCACCTGCGCCCGGACCGAGAGCGACTTGCACCATGATGCTTTCTCCattctgaaaacacacacattacagtcaccatgaaatcaaaacgaacaattgtttttctgttatatcgcagtgtttattctaaattatttatttattgtgttaaattcatgttctggtgatcttgaatcagaatatcttctcctccctcttgcagcatctcttctctgatgatgagggcggggcaacctgtcactcacatgagatccaccaatagcaaaccacaaccatccaatcaattccccacagacagaatcaagccccgccctacatttattcttgtttgagaagcgtttcactcagatatacggcacaatagaGATGAAAAGACCAGCTCAACTTCATCTGATACTCACAGCTGTGAGGAACGGCGTGATGAAGACGAAGAAGACGTCGTAGAGGAGCAGCAGACTCAGCAGAATCACACAGATCTGCaggaaacaacacacacacgtCAGACCCGCAGCAGAGCAGCGCCGGCCCACTGGAAACACGCCTCACCTTAAAGTTGGACAGGCTGATGGTTTTCAGGAAGTTCAGGCAGAACGCGATGCCCAACAGATCCTGAAGAATCCAGATCCACCTGAACACCAGAGCAGAAGCGCAGTAAAACACATTAGTCTCATacttgatgaagtttgcatcattgattctgttattttcctaaGATTTAGAGGTTTGTTCAAATTAGtctatattataattataaagtaATAGTGATGCAAACAGCtgacagaacacacacacacacccaaaatataaaaacacactgaATGCAGAACTGAGAGAACTCAGAACGCCCACAATGAACATTCAAAACGATGAAGGGGAAGAAAGAAATCTGTTTTGAGCTGGAAGTAAAAAGTCCTGACTGCAGCTGAACGACCTGATGCTGAGCGACAAACTCTGTGAATCACTCTGGAAcagacatgtgtgtgtgtgtgtgtgtgtgtgtgtgtgtgtgtgtgtgtgtgttgagtaaACGGCAGCATGACGCTCAGAAAACAAACCACATGCTATAAACACCCACTGACTGGATCAGGACAACAGTGCtgaagtgagtgagtgagtgcgtgtttgtgtgtgagagtgtgtgtgagtgagtgtgtgtgtgagagagtgtgtgtgagtgtgtgtgtgtgtgtgtgagagtgtgtgtgagtgtgtgtgtgtgtgtgtgagagtgtgtgagagtgtgtgagagtgtgtgagtgtgtgtgtgtgtgtgtgtgtgagtgtgtgtgagtgtgtgtgagtgtgtgtgtgtgagagtgtgtgtgagtgtgtgtgagagagtgtgtgtgagtgtgtgagagtgtgtgagtgtgtgtgtgtgtgtgtgtgtgtgtgtgtgtgtgtgtgagtgagtgtgtgtgagtgtgtgtgtgtgtgtgtgtgtgtgagtgagtgtgtgtgtgtgagtgtgtgtgtgtgagagtgtgagtgagtgtgagtgtgtgtgtgtgagtgtgtgtgtgtgagagtgtgtgtgtgtgacctgtCATCATTCCTGTACACGCCCCAGATCACGGACAGTGTGATGCAGACGGCGGCGAGCAGCAGCGACCGCACAGACACGCTTCTCTCACGGCAGGACACgctggaaaaaaacaacacacacacacacacacagatcataAACCATGACAACAGTTACAGCTGTGTTCATACTAGCCTGAACTAGTAGCAGTCCTGCAGCACACCAGcttctgttatttttttcatctGAAATGTGCTGAGACTCGAATTCCAAAACAACTTATATAATGTGATTATCATCAAGCACAGTGAACATGCTcacatttgagtgtgtgttgAATGACAGAGGAATGTGAGATTATTGTACagctcatcacacacacacacacacacacacacacacacacacaccccgcTAGTTTCAGTTTCACTTTAAATAAATCACTTTAGGTTTGGAGTAGAGGCGTGCGGGCCGGATTTTCACATTCATGTTTGTCACTCTTACTGTTATAGTTACAGTTATCATTacagttattgttattattagttACTGTTATAGTTATAGTAACCGTTATAGTAACAGTTGTTgatatagttatcattacagTTATTGTTAGTTACTCTTATAATAACCGTTATAGttagttattgttatattagttattgttttagttacagttatcattatagttatcgttacagATACTGCTATAGTTATAGTAACTGTTATAGTTACCATTattgttataatgttacagttattattgttattatgttAGAGTTGTATATATAGTTACAGTTATTGTTATACAGTTATAttgctatattttttattagttactGTTATAGTGACGTTATATTTAGAGTTATTGTTAGTTATCATAGTTATTGTTACAGTTATCTAACAGTTACTGTtagttataataacattatggTTACAGTTATCATTACTGTTACAGTTATTATTATGGTTatgttaattattgttatagttacagtcattattatagttaatagtaACCATTATAATTAGTTATCGTtacagttattgttatagttatcattacagTTACGGTTTTATTAACCGTAAGCGTTCGGTGAATACACGTGCGTGTGTTTGTTCACCTGAGCGTCCCGCAGCCCACAGCCGTCATCAGAGAATCCAGGCAGTTGTAGAGCGCCGACGCTGACGCCAGGCAGAATATGACGATGATCACATAAACTACAGGAGAAAACAAGCATCAGTCACGTTCCTGGCGTCACTTCCTGTAGCTGCTGCTGTGAGACTCACCCAACCACTTGTAGAAGAAGTACATCAGCACCAGCATCACACACATCATGGCCACGAACAGCAGCACCTTCAGAGGAGAGTAGAGCGAGAGCTCGCTGCTGTCGGACCGGTCGTCGCCCGCCTCAGACGACGGACCCGCGGCCTGCCTCGCTCTGGACACACGCAGACGCAGCGTCAACACTCTGTCACATGACACGTTTAATGGTCTGAACCTGTGATGTCACTCACTTTTCTGCTGCTCCGCTCCAGAATCCGCCCATGGTCACCGTAAACACGGCGATCAACAACATGACGATGATGCTGGCGTCAAACGACGGCACAGGTGGAGCGTATAACCTCACCTCCATTCCCTGAGGAAACACCTGAGAGCAGAGACTCACCAtcaacacacactctcacacacacacacacacacacacagcagagcATGAATCTCATCTTCACCTCCAGCGCGTCCAGGAAGTCCCGGTATCTCAGCAGGGCCAGAGGAATATTCACCTTGCTGTACTCGGAGTCGTTGGCCGCTGGCGTCACCTGGTGAGATCGAGGTCAGACACTGAGGATTCACACTGTGTTTGAGGTGAAAGCGGCAGCAGATCAATCAGACTCTTACCAGATCATTGATGCTGGCGATCAGAAGCACAGGCGCGTTTAGAGTCTGAGCGACCAGAGCTTTCTGACTGAACTCACAGCCTCCGCGCATCACCACCACGGCCTTACCCTTCACAGAGCCCGGGGTCACATGACTCGCATCACACAGCTGACTGGACGTCAGGTTCACCAGCGGATAGcccacctacacacacacacacacacacacagacacacacacagagttgaGCAGGTCAATTGATATATTTGTAGTAGATTCACTACGGGCCCCGTTattgtgtataaaaaaaaaaaaacaactttcaaagatttcaaattaatttgacATGATTTTTGATTACAAAAATtcaatttaaccattaaaatggagtccagaaaaattaaaatagaaaaaaatggtattttgaaatttaaatatattaagtcgttgaagttttatgaatttaattaattagaaatgttttttgattattaaaagttttctttaccattaaaatggaatccagaaaaattaaatttgagaaaaaataaaacattttttaggaccctaaaatgtttgatttttgttCAATTGTATATGattcatgatttcaattaattagccATGCtctttgattactaaaatttaatttaaccattaaaatggagtccagaagagaaaaaaatactgaatccagaaaaaattaaaatggaaaaaaaaatggtatttaaaaaaaaaaaaaaaaaaaaaaaaaaaacatttcgaaaattaaatctatttttaagTTGTTGaagttttatgaatttaattaattaagacatgatttttgattattaagtTATCTTTACCATTAGAATGGAATGCagaaaaattaatacaaaaacacatttgagaaaaaataaaacattttataggACCTTAAAATTTTGATATTTGTTAAACTTTAATAAACTGTATAcgtttcatgatttcaattagACAAAAtcatatcatattattttaaatctattatttaataataataataataattaattttaaatgaattttaattgtaTGGATTTGAATTGATTGactactaaaatttaatttaaccattaaaataaaatccagaaaaattacaacataaaaaaaaaactgaatttggGACAAATAAAACgaatttgagaaaaactatAGCCTACTATAAACTATATTTAATAGGATcctaaagaagatatttttgctaaactttaataaattgttaaattatatcagtttcatgatttcaattaattagacatgctttttgattgctaaaattgaatttaaccattaaaaccAGGTGGTCCAGaacaaatacaacataaacgctGAGTTTGAGGGAGGTGGTCTCACAGCTTCACTCGGGCTCTGGGAGATGTTGCTCCAGGTTGAGTTGTACACCAGACAGTATTCTCGGACTGTAGATCCATTCGACACGCGCAGAATCGCCTCCTGACCGTCGacctgagacacacacacacacacacacacactcgctgaTTCACTCATTAATGGCGCTTCAGTGTCTGACAGACTCGTTATTTCCAGCGCTCACCTGAGAGAagaacagcagcagcaggaggAACATCAACACTTTCACTGCCATCACTGTCACATCCGCTCCGAACGAGTTCCGAGGACTTTCTGCAGTCGTATTTAACTGAAAATCGCTTTAAAATCGTAAACTCGCTTTCTAAGTTTCGCTTCTGATCGCTTCTGTCATGTTTACAGTGACGGTAAATAAATGCTTTCACTTCCTCTTCCGCGTTCGGCCGCTCGATCACATGACTGTGATGCGTCACGCTCAAAGTCAACgcttaaaaaatagaaataaaacttTGTGCAGTCTACTCTAtttgtactatatatatatatatatatacacttaatAGATTACATACTTAAAGTCTTTTTGGTGTATTTATTTCCTCGAGAGTTAGTGtgaaggtgatgatacacggggcaactgtttgagcaatgttgccgaaCGAtgatgcttgggcactttcccattgggAATGAATATCCAGAGAGAAATTTGTTGCCcgttctcaatgggaaagtgcccaagcatcatcttttggcaacattgctcaaaaagttgccccgtatTTCATCACCTTGAGTGTTTCTAAACCTGAAGGTCTGGAACTCTAAGAACTGACAAAACCTGAAAAACCAGAGACGTCTGCTTCATCTAAGAATGTGTGATTATAATAATATGATGTATTTTCCCTCATGAAGTACAAGAACACGATGCAAACACAAAGTTTTATAAGGTTGTAATTTTATTTAGGCATCAGAATGAAAATGAACACGATTTGTACAAAAATACTTTCCTGTCAACGCATCCCGTGAGAGCGTCACAAATATTACAGTCAGATGCACATTTCAAGTTTACGGCCAACAGcacatttaaaagataaaaacaaaagaagaacaTCCCGTGAGCCGGGGAACATGGGAAAGGTACAAAACTTAACAAAAAGCGGTTCTTACAGACCTAATACCAGCGTTtggtgtgtgagtttgtgtggcCAGCCACCAGTAAACCATGAGATGAACAGAGATTCATGGGAAACTCTAATCAGAATATTGATCCTCACACAGTAATCATGTTTCTGATCATTCTCTACCGTTACAGGTCTTTTGTACAGAAGCAGTAAAAGATCAGCAGTGCTTTCATTACAGATATCTACAGCCGTCGACGCCAGCGCTGCTCCAGTGTCTTCAGAGGACGAGACTGAAACACAAACACCAGCtgttattacacacacacacacacacacacacacacacacacacacacacacacacacacaggaatcTGAGCTTCATGCCACACAGACACGTGACAGATCTCTGAGAACATGCAGGACTGGATCTTCTCACACAGATCTGACCATGTCACAATGATTGTTGTCTTTATATTAACATGCAGAATAAGAGCCGAACGTGAACTCAGATttggtttcatgttgactttaaatcaTCAGTGAGCTTTGAtacttgtttctgccacggagtaaaaaagaataaattaccacttttctctcacaattctgagtttatttctcacaagtCAATTCTGAGAGAAAGTGtccaattatcttttttattttgttattccaaaaaaacagaattgcaagggggaaaaaagacattaaaaagccacagtttcctttttttattttgttctgtggtaaaaaaatatataattgcaagattaaaagtcagaattttgagataaaaagttgtaattactttttattttattctgggacaaataaaaacagaagtTCGAGATtccaagaaaaaaagtaagaattgcaagtttatgaTTCGTGAATCTGAGGGAAAAAGCCAGGATTGTGCGCTATAAACTCGGATATACGTTTGGacttgtgagaaaaaagttgcaattacctttattattttattattctgtgACAAACAAAAGAAACTGGGGGAAAAATTACGaacagaaaaagtcagaattgtgagactcGGAATTATGAGAAAAGAAGACGTTAAAAAGTTgcagtttcttttttattttgttctgtggaggggatatatatatatatataattatgagatgtaaactcagaattccaagttagaattgcgagtttataattCGTGAATCTGAGGAAATAAACTCGGAATTAAACGCTATAAAGTCGGAATCGGAAGAAATATGTtcggaattgcaagaaaaaaagttgcaattgccttttttattttattattctgtgacaaacaaaaaaaactggaagaaaaaaaaaaaacagaattacgAACagaaaaagtccgaattgtgagataaaaagttgcaattacctttttttaatcattttgttaTTCTgggatgacaaaaaaaatcagaatttcgagatgtaaactcagaattccaataaaaaaagtcagaattgtgagtttataatttGTGAATCTGCGGAAAAAAGCCaggattgtgagatataaactcggaattgcacgCTATAAAGTCGGAATATAAACGGACGTGCGAGTTTTAAAGTCCAAATCACAAGATATACATTCAGAATAgcgttttattgtttgtttgttattccatggcagaaaaaaacagaattgtgagggaaagaagtctgaattgtgagatttaaactagGAATTGTTAGAAAACAGTccgaattttcttttttattctttttactCCGttgcagaaacaagcttctacaGTGAGCACTAGATCAACAGTTCCTCCGTCCTGATCTAGAAGCTTCTAGAGTCACTCCAGTGAATGTAGTCACCTGACTAGCCTTGAACGCTCTCCGCTGTGCCGTTCCCGTAACCGCCTTTGGATTTCATCTGCGCTTGCACCGAGTCCACCTGCcgagacagacggacagaacACATCAGGTGATCATCGTTTACTCCACCAGCTGAGTGTTTGTTAGTCAAATATCCTCTTTCCCAAACTCATGAGCTCATGTAAATCCTGCTTATTTGAAACATGAATCTCAGGAAAACATGTCTGGGTCACATTACAAGACAAAAGACAGAAATTAATGGTAATATTTTTGGTGTTTAATAAGTAtacaataatattttgtatagaTAATGAAagctttttacatttatttttgcattataacattttcatttcaatcaatttatgacaattaagcacatttctctacggaagaggattagggccaagcaataataaaaacatgaaatcatcttgagattaaagtcattataatgcgttaaattgagaaaaaagtagaaataaaatgtagagaataaactcattaaattgagaataaagtcattgtgttTCGAGAAAAAACTCGTTAAATTTGAGAAAAAGTCGAAATAAAGTGTCGAGAATAAACATTCGATCAGCGTCATGTTCACTGCGTACTGATAGAGTTTTTTCTCGAAACAtgactttattattaaaatttaacaagtttattctcaacattttatttcaacattttttttctgaaaatataacgagttttttctcaaaacatgaCATTATTATCAaactttattctcaacattttatttagactttTGTTCTTGAAATGTAACGAGTTTAATCTCTCgttataatgactttaaactCGAGatggtttaattttttattattgtttggccctaatcctcttccGTACATTTCCCCCctaaattctcattactgtaaagcaaaaaataatgatgctgcttTATCATTTATACTTTCCCATTTATCATGGGAAAATTTATGCAGATTTAACCCTCTTTTTCGACCCGGGACGTCATTCACCAACCTCCCCCTCATTCATGTTCAACCTTGATTCATCATGaacaatataacaagaaaaaattacaaaagaatgTCTGTTTTCAAATGATTTTTTGTAGAAAGTGTATCGTGTAAGTCAATGTAAGTATATTTTTTCTGAGCAAACTCAAAACTGAGAGACGTCATGATTTAATATAAACGTGtttgataatattttatatttaacaaatgttGCAGTGCACAAAAACATAACAGTCctaagacataaaaaaaaatcttttgcaGTGAAATATGGCAGAGTCATACTCACAGCTGGCATACCCATGTCTCCAGAGCCCACGTGTGTCATGTGAACGAAGTTTGTGGGTTCTCCGATCATGGAGCGATCTATCCTCCGCCTCCGCTTCTGCAATTCACACACAACACCGAGAACAATGAGCCGAGACACAGGAAGACACGCTGCGTCGAGCCTCTGACGGGTTCAGCTCAGATCTGAGTCTCCGCTCACACCGAACCCTCGACTCGTAACAGCTGAAGCGTGTGTTTAGCGTGTTTTGACTCACGGGTTGCGGCTGTTCAGCGACGCAGCAGCTGAAACACACCCAGAACTCTGTCATGCTCCTTCTGCAGAGACTTCCTCCGACtgactttcttttctctcttcctGTGTGTCTTGCAGTATTGTGCTCTCGCTCAGCGGCCACAAGCGTCTGCCGGAAGCTGATTTCACATGTGAGGCGTCGCTGATGGGGGTCTCTGGATCCTCCTGAAAGATGGAGgacatcagcatcacacacacacacacacacacgttctcTGTCTCATGAATGTGTGAATACTGCTGAAGCTCTGTTTACACATTTAAGAGAAACATGTACACTCGCCCTCAAAAGTtttgaataattaagattttttaatgtttttgaaagagtctcttctgctgtccaaggctgaatttatttgatcaaaaatactgtaaaaattatgaaatattattccagtgtaaatcagctgttttctatgtgaatatatagtaaagtgtaatttattcctgtgatcaaagctgaattttcagcatcattactccaatcttcagtgtcacatgatccttcagaaatcctcaacatttatgattactatcaattttaaaaacagttcacatttttgtggaaactgtcatAAATTACCACTTAagtcagtaaaataaaaaattaatatttttattcaacaaggacacattaaactgatcagaagtgacagtaaagacatttataattttactaaatactctatttcaaataaatgctgttcttttgaactttctattaatcaaataatcgtgaaaaataaagtgtatcacagtttccacaaaaatctgactgttttcaacattgataataatcagaaatgtttcttgagcatcaaatcatcatatcagaatgatttctgaaggatcatgtgacactgaagactggagtaatgatgctgaaaattcagctttgatcaaaaACCATCAAACAGCAGATGATCATCGATTTCATTATCAGATCAAATCTGAGTCTCACACGACAGAATCTTATTTGGTCTTAGAATATAAGTGCAGCGATTTAGAGCTGTTACAGGTGTCAAAAGCtgttaaatattacataaatcatttatattcatctaatatgaatatatacaaaCGCGCAGCAGGAAACCTCAGCCACAAACTAGCATGCTAACAGTCAAACAAGCTCTTGTACAGCACAGTTTAAGGAACAAAATTAAGTTGAGTTGAAAAGACAATCTTTAATAATACAAGTCGCGCCTATAATAACTCATTTTTGTccgaaatgtttaaataaaaagggaagATGTGATGCCTTACCTCGAGCACTTCCTGAAAGTGTCTGTCAGGGAGCTGACGGTGACTCCGCCCTCTTCCGCCGCGCTCCGTTCAAATGAATCATGGGACATGTAGTTTTGTGTATTGATCGTGCCGCATTTACCTCAAATATTGTTTAacgtaattttttatttttattttaacgaACTAAAACTTGAAAACCCGCCAGGATTTTCATGAACACGATATAAAACTGTACCTGATGATAAAAGCTCGTCTTCTCCACCAGGGGGCGCAGCTCATGTAATGTTTTATTGCTTCAAACTCCTTTCGACGGACATCGATTCAGGAACTgtaataaatgaatttattatttatttaaaatatttgctgtttgtttgtaagaacttatttaaaaaataggaAAAGTAACTAAGATGAGCCTGGATGCCATAAGAATTTAGAATTTAACAAACATTTATGCATAACTTTGAGGCGCATGGCAGTTGCATATTTTAAGTGTTTGATCTGAAAAGATTTGTGTGCTTATGTGTGGAATGTGGATCCAAATGAATCCATGTAAGGAATAAACGGTTCATGGAAAAACACTGAACACTTCCAGAACTCTTCATCACGTCCCACAcgaaacaaaaagaaacaatttACATCAACAAAAAAGAAGTTtaagtataaaatatttagCCAAAAGAAATACCAAGATTcgtcaaattaaaaatattagtttttcTTTAGTaacgtatttaaaaaaattccaCTCAGATTTGCAAAGGGAAATCAGGAAACAAAAATATCGTTTGACTGCCTCACTTGTGCCACCCACGCTGGGCGGAGCTTAAGCAGGATAAGGATCCAGCTCTCTGATTGGTCGGGTGTGGTTTCCCGTAGGCCTGCTGCGTTTATATAGCCAATCAGCGCGCAGCAGAGA from Ctenopharyngodon idella isolate HZGC_01 chromosome 18, HZGC01, whole genome shotgun sequence encodes:
- the zgc:123258 gene encoding signal peptide peptidase-like 2A isoform X1, with amino-acid sequence MAVKVLMFLLLLLFFSQVDGQEAILRVSNGSTVREYCLVYNSTWSNISQSPSEAVGYPLVNLTSSQLCDASHVTPGSVKGKAVVVMRGGCEFSQKALVAQTLNAPVLLIASINDLVTPAANDSEYSKVNIPLALLRYRDFLDALEVFPQGMEVRLYAPPVPSFDASIIVMLLIAVFTVTMGGFWSGAAEKARQAAGPSSEAGDDRSDSSELSLYSPLKVLLFVAMMCVMLVLMYFFYKWLVYVIIVIFCLASASALYNCLDSLMTAVGCGTLSVSCRERSVSVRSLLLAAVCITLSVIWGVYRNDDRWIWILQDLLGIAFCLNFLKTISLSNFKICVILLSLLLLYDVFFVFITPFLTANGESIMVQVALGPGAGGGKGGGKGVVVPADPSSSSYEKLPVVMRIPQFSAVAQNLCMMQFSILGYGDIIIPGLLVAYCHRFDMWTGNSRRTYFISCAVAYAVGLMVTFAVMLLSKMGQPALLYLVPCTLLTSSILASVRKEFKDFWAGTSSKVLDESRKPLLSDGAAGYAGEVRNC
- the zgc:123258 gene encoding signal peptide peptidase-like 2A isoform X2, with amino-acid sequence MAVKVLMFLLLLLFFSQVDGQEAILRVSNGSTVREYCLVYNSTWSNISQSPSEAVGYPLVNLTSSQLCDASHVTPGSVKGKAVVVMRGGCEFSQKALVAQTLNAPVLLIASINDLVTPAANDSEYSKVNIPLALLRYRDFLDALEVFPQGMEVRLYAPPVPSFDASIIVMLLIAVFTVTMGGFWSGAAEKARQAAGPSSEAGDDRSDSSELSLYSPLKVLLFVAMMCVMLVLMYFFYKWLVYVIIVIFCLASASALYNCLDSLMTAVGCGTLSVSCRERSVSVRSLLLAAVCITLSVIWGVYRNDDRWIWILQDLLGIAFCLNFLKTISLSNFKICVILLSLLLLYDVFFVFITPFLTANGESIMVQVALGPGAGGGKGGGKGVVVPADPSSSSYEKLPVVMRIPQFSAVAQNLCMMQFSILGYGDIIIPGLLVAYCHRFDMWTGNSRRTYFISCAVAYAVGLMVTFAVMLLSKMGQPALLYLVPCTLLTSSILASVRKEFKDFWAGTSSKMEPLDTPER